The genome window CGTGGTGGTAGCCATAGAGGCCGTCAACGACGCGCTCGAAGGCCGGGTCACCCTTCGACGCCTCGTACAGTACGGTCAGGTCGTCGTCGAGCGAAAGAAACGCTCGGAGCCAGTCGCCCACTGCATCGAGGTCACCCGTGTTTTCGAGCCAATCGACCTCCACCGATAGTGTGCCCTCGTCGCCTTCGGTAACCGAAGCCACGAACGGGTGGTCTTCGACGTATCCACCGGTCGTGAGCGAACGCGTCGAACAGAGGTGGTCACCCGAGCACGGAACGAATCCACGAAGGAACGCCAACGATTGCTCGAACTCGAACGGTTCGACCGGATCGATAGTCAGCTTGGTTTCTCCGACGCGTTCCGTGGTAGCCATACGAGTCATAGGAGTGATTTATTTATAAGTTGGCCGATTGGCCAGTTCGATAGATTCGAATCGAGGATGCACGCATATCATCTTTCGAAAAGCCGCGGGGTTTTGCGGAAAATGGGGAAGCATCGCTACGTCAGACGGGAGAAACGAAATCGGTAGAAAATCTCGTCCTCACCGATTCTCGCGCTGTTCGACCGTGTTCAGACAGGTAGAATCCATCAGACAGGGTGGTAAAACGATGCTATCCATACCACGAATATCGAAATGATGGTAAGATTCTTTGTCTATGGTACTATAGTTTCTTCTATGTCAACAGAGACGGATAGACAGGGGCGGTTGTACATCCCCAAAGAGGTGCGTGAGAAGTACGGCGAGAAGTACCATATCGTGACGTACGAGGATAGAATCGAACTCATTCCAGTCGCGGACGATCCTCTCGCCGCCGTCCGTGAGGCGACAGGCGACCTTCGTGATGCGTCCATCGAGGAGATTCGAGAGGACATCGAGGCAGAGGGAAGAGCCAAAGCCCGCGACAAGGACGCCGATAGATGACGGTGTACGTCGAGACCGATTTTTTGCTCGCGCTAGCAAAAGATTCCGACTGGTTACAGGGGTCGGCGGAGAATGCGCTGACCGAATACGAGGTCGAAACGTCGGCGTTCTCGTATCTCGAACTCGTCCTCGCCAGGGAACGCTACGAGTTCGACTACGTTCCGCTGATAGCAAATCTGCTCGAACTCGTCCCCGTTCGAGACGAGGAAGAGAAGCAGGTGGTTCTGAAGGCGGTCAACTATTACGACGAGGGAATGACGCCGTTCGACGCATTCCATGCGGCGACTACGGAAACTAGGGGAATGGACGTACTATCGTCCGAGAAAGACTACGAGGACATCGAGGTATCGAGAATCGGCCTCGAACCGACCGACGAGGGGTGAACGTTAACGAAGTGGACTTCATTCTCGCTACGACAGCGACGAACTCGCTGAACAGTAACCGGAATACCTTCCACTCGGATCGCACGCTGAATCGTCCAAAAACGTTGTTTCCGACCTCAGATTGCTTTGTTGTTCACTTTGTTTAGGTCTCAAACTGACGTCACAGATTTCTCCCACTTTGGTGCATTTCCCTCAACGGGCGTTTGGTGTCTGATATATTACCAATCCCGTCCAACAGTCGAATCCAACTAACAGCCGAACTCAACCAAACTACCAAGTTCAACGGCCAGCGAGACACGGGCATGGATTCGCTCTCCGATCCGAGTTCCCTCCGTGGTCGGACGGCCATCGAGTTCCGGGAGGAGCAGAGCGTGGACGAGCAGGGAGAGTTCGAGTACTTCGCGTCCGTCGATGGGATGGTCGCGGTCGGTATCACCAACGGGGCCGGAGCAGTACTGCTGATGAACGGCCCGCACGGATGGAGGTTACCGTACGGCCCCGTCGATACGGACGAGGACTGGACGGCCGCCGGGCGATCCGTCGGCGAGGAACTGGCCGGAGTCAGCCTCACCATCACCTGCGCGGAACGCGTCGCTCGGATAACCCACCGTGAAGCGGGTAACGAGGAGCGTAAAACGACGAGCTATGACGTCGTACTGCGTACGATTCCCGTAACGGGTGAACCGATCGATGACGACCCTCGTTTCGGCCCTTGGGACGAACTGGAGGTAAGGTGGTTCGACAGCGTTCCCGAGGACGCCTACTGGAATCACGGGGATGCCGTGGATGACATCCGTCTGTTCGTCGGGTGAGGGACGGAAATTCGGGAAACCACTCGATAGCGACCTCATTTCGGTCTCGAACTGACGTTACAGATCCCATCCACTTTGCAGCTATTTTCAGCATGGAACGAGCTACGGAGTTCCGACGAACCGATGTCGGCGGGCCAGATAGAGGCTCGCAATCGGCACGTTCAGCAGCGGAACCAAGACGAACAAGTAGAGGAGGGTTGGCGTCCACTGCGACCGCTCGCTCACGTACGCTCGGTCGTAGTAGAGTGCGAACGGGCGAACGGGGAGAGCGCGTAACTCACGACGAGTAACACTGCCGCGATCTCGCCGAGATACCCTGAAACCTGTAGTCCGACGTACCGTGCGAACGCAGTGTTCAGGAGCGTTACCGAGAGCCAAAGGAGGAACGAGATGGGTATTGCCAATATCGGAACCCACCAACTGCCGGGGAACAGCACTCTGCGGCTTTGTTTTGTGGCCATGTACATTCGTCCATGGCAGGGATGCACGCAATCAGTAATAGCTCTTCGTAGGGATTTCCGACCCGTGTTCCGTGTTAATTACTACCGATTCTCGCGCTGTTCGACCTTGTTCAGTTCGATGAGCAACCGGAAAATCGCCTTCACCAGATTCGAATCCACTTCGAACTTCTCGGCGTTCTCGCCCGCTCGGTCCATCACGCGCTGTTCCTGTGCCTCGTCGGTCGTCGGGATGTCCTCGACGGACTTCACCTCCGCGACCGTATCGGCGACGTAGGTTCGTCGGGCGATGAGTTCCACCAGTTCGCGGTCGATGGATTCGATCTCTTCGCGCAGTTCGTCCAGGCTCATATCGTTCGGGTTCCGCCCGTCTGTGTTGTCGTTAGCCATGTCGTTCCCTCCAATGAATTCCACTTTTCCCGCACGTCCTCTAAAACCTCCCGCCCGCCGACGGCGACGAAGCTCGGTCCCGTCCCGGAAAGCGAGACGCCGTCCACGTCCGGCATGGCGTCCACCATGGGGTCGGCCGAAAAACCGAGCGCGCCACAGAAGGCGAAGCCGTTCACCGTCATCGCCCGGCCGTACTCGCCGTCGAGAGCGAGGTCGGCGACGAGGTCGGCCATCGGCGCGACCTGCCGACAGCGGGAGACGTCGGCATCGGCGGAAAAGGACTGCTCCGGCGGCGACCACACCAGCACGTCCCAGTCCACCTCGTCGCGGGCGAGCAGTTCGTCCTCGGCGTTGTCCGTGACGGTGACGCCGCCGAGCATGCTCGCGCTGGCGTCGTCGAACGCGCCGGTCACGGTGACGCCGACGTCACGGGCCGCTTGCACGCCGATTCGGCAGGCGTCCTCCCGTCGCATCTCGACGTCGAGTGCGGACAGGGTCGCCAGCACCGTCGCGTTCGCCGCGGCGCTCGAACTCTTCAGGCCCGCGGCCATCGGGATGTCGCTCTCGGTTCGTACCGTCGCGCCGAATTCCGAATCTTCCGTTTCGAGGACGAGTTCGACACAGCGTTCGATGAGTCGAGCGTCCGCGTCCGGATTCTCCGCGATTTCCCCGCGAATCTCGCCGGAGTCGTCCAGTTCGACGGTGGCGGTGGTTTCGGTGTCGATGGCGAACGCCGACCCGACTCCAGTGGCGAGGGCGTTGAGTATCGTCCCGGCGGCGGGTGCTTTCGCGCGGCCGTGCATGGTCGGCTTTCGCAGGTGGCCGTCTTCAGGGTGGCGGTGGGGGCAACGTTTTGATTGATCCGGAACGCGGGTCTTTTCCCCCTCTCCGACCAACCGTTGGACATGAGTGTCCGCA of Haladaptatus sp. R4 contains these proteins:
- a CDS encoding AbrB/MazE/SpoVT family DNA-binding domain-containing protein, with the translated sequence MSTETDRQGRLYIPKEVREKYGEKYHIVTYEDRIELIPVADDPLAAVREATGDLRDASIEEIREDIEAEGRAKARDKDADR
- a CDS encoding PIN domain-containing protein, whose protein sequence is MTVYVETDFLLALAKDSDWLQGSAENALTEYEVETSAFSYLELVLARERYEFDYVPLIANLLELVPVRDEEEKQVVLKAVNYYDEGMTPFDAFHAATTETRGMDVLSSEKDYEDIEVSRIGLEPTDEG
- a CDS encoding NUDIX domain-containing protein: MDSLSDPSSLRGRTAIEFREEQSVDEQGEFEYFASVDGMVAVGITNGAGAVLLMNGPHGWRLPYGPVDTDEDWTAAGRSVGEELAGVSLTITCAERVARITHREAGNEERKTTSYDVVLRTIPVTGEPIDDDPRFGPWDELEVRWFDSVPEDAYWNHGDAVDDIRLFVG
- a CDS encoding chorismate mutase, whose translation is MSLDELREEIESIDRELVELIARRTYVADTVAEVKSVEDIPTTDEAQEQRVMDRAGENAEKFEVDSNLVKAIFRLLIELNKVEQRENR
- a CDS encoding shikimate kinase gives rise to the protein MHGRAKAPAAGTILNALATGVGSAFAIDTETTATVELDDSGEIRGEIAENPDADARLIERCVELVLETEDSEFGATVRTESDIPMAAGLKSSSAAANATVLATLSALDVEMRREDACRIGVQAARDVGVTVTGAFDDASASMLGGVTVTDNAEDELLARDEVDWDVLVWSPPEQSFSADADVSRCRQVAPMADLVADLALDGEYGRAMTVNGFAFCGALGFSADPMVDAMPDVDGVSLSGTGPSFVAVGGREVLEDVREKWNSLEGTTWLTTTQTGGTRTI